In a single window of the Prochlorococcus marinus str. AS9601 genome:
- a CDS encoding ABC transporter ATP-binding protein — MLDLKEISYQPQTGERKIIDNLNLKVHENEIILICGSSGSGKTTLLEIISGLTNPQKGKITWKNKILSSRQRRWFCGVVFQFPERYFIGTTIGKELKIGHKSLREKNIEIVLNKVGLKKINLTQPPEQLSGGQQRRLAVAVQLLRNPSILLLDEPTAGLDYSMRNDVKNLILDLKNKNTIIIVTHEPALFEGIPSRILFLEKGKIKNFMKENHAG; from the coding sequence ATGCTTGATTTAAAAGAAATATCTTATCAACCCCAAACTGGTGAAAGAAAAATAATAGACAATTTAAATTTAAAAGTTCATGAAAATGAAATCATTTTAATTTGCGGCAGTAGTGGTTCTGGGAAAACAACACTACTCGAAATAATAAGCGGATTAACAAATCCGCAAAAAGGAAAAATTACTTGGAAGAATAAAATTTTGTCTTCTAGGCAAAGAAGATGGTTTTGTGGAGTAGTATTCCAATTTCCTGAAAGATACTTTATAGGTACAACCATTGGTAAAGAATTAAAAATAGGCCATAAATCTTTAAGAGAAAAAAATATAGAAATAGTTTTAAATAAAGTTGGTTTGAAAAAAATTAATCTGACTCAACCACCAGAACAGCTAAGTGGCGGACAACAACGGCGGTTAGCTGTAGCAGTTCAACTACTTAGAAACCCCTCAATTCTTTTACTTGATGAACCAACTGCTGGATTAGACTATTCAATGAGAAATGATGTGAAGAATTTAATTCTTGATTTAAAAAATAAAAATACAATTATTATTGTTACTCATGAACCTGCCTTATTTGAGGGAATTCCTTCTAGGATATTATTCTTGGAAAAAGGGAAAATCAAAAATTTTATGAAAGAAAATCATGCAGGATAG
- a CDS encoding DUF3531 family protein, which translates to MNIIFREVDPFNCWIWIRFSESPTQDEKNYLDGVFDSWYVLGRLGGFNSENLQTHEEGSDLSWMSYDNDQKNASLPALMHNLGIMEYQNLWGRCWVDFGTSDSISIDILINSLNEISNNYVKIEELIIGGENNDWSVEEHEDLVFKD; encoded by the coding sequence ATGAATATTATTTTTAGGGAAGTTGATCCTTTTAATTGTTGGATATGGATCAGGTTTTCAGAATCACCAACTCAAGACGAAAAAAATTATTTAGATGGTGTTTTTGATAGTTGGTACGTTTTAGGAAGGTTAGGTGGATTTAATTCTGAAAATTTGCAAACTCATGAAGAGGGTTCCGATCTAAGTTGGATGTCCTATGATAATGACCAAAAAAATGCATCTCTTCCAGCCTTAATGCATAATTTAGGAATTATGGAATATCAAAATCTTTGGGGAAGATGTTGGGTTGATTTTGGAACTTCAGACTCTATTTCAATAGATATATTAATTAATTCTTTGAATGAGATATCAAATAATTATGTAAAAATTGAAGAGTTAATTATTGGGGGTGAAAATAATGATTGGTCAGTTGAAGAACATGAAGATTTAGTTTTCAAAGATTAA
- a CDS encoding 16S rRNA (uracil(1498)-N(3))-methyltransferase: MEDLTRLIISHERIENIKNNNLELSKEEAHYLNKVMRIKNGKKIFIANGEGSLWKATKVKNDCLEIIKSKKPYLIQEQEIHLLGIAVVIPKSGFEDILKMCTEIGIDYIQPLFSERQVNKNLNFSRKLLRWNLIINEAVEQSERLWKPSILNGMDIIEWLKSRDNQERLSISITREETLYDLNQWLRKQQEFGNKKGGIFWNVIGPEGGWSDKEIDFFKKNNITFVKLSDTILRTSTASINASSILNQWRIDLKLKN; this comes from the coding sequence ATGGAAGACTTAACAAGATTAATTATTTCCCATGAAAGAATTGAAAATATTAAGAACAATAATTTAGAACTTTCTAAAGAAGAGGCTCATTATTTAAATAAAGTAATGAGGATAAAAAATGGTAAAAAAATATTTATAGCTAACGGAGAGGGTTCATTATGGAAAGCTACAAAAGTTAAAAATGATTGCTTAGAAATAATTAAATCAAAAAAACCTTACTTAATTCAAGAACAAGAAATTCACTTATTAGGAATAGCTGTTGTTATACCAAAAAGTGGTTTTGAGGATATTTTAAAAATGTGTACTGAAATAGGAATTGATTACATACAGCCATTATTTTCAGAAAGACAGGTAAACAAAAATTTAAATTTTTCTAGAAAACTTTTGAGATGGAATTTAATTATTAATGAAGCTGTTGAGCAAAGTGAGAGATTATGGAAACCATCTATTTTAAATGGAATGGATATTATTGAATGGCTAAAAAGTAGAGATAATCAAGAAAGACTTTCAATTTCTATAACTAGAGAAGAAACACTATATGACTTAAATCAATGGTTAAGAAAACAACAAGAATTTGGAAATAAAAAAGGAGGTATTTTTTGGAATGTAATTGGTCCTGAAGGAGGTTGGTCCGATAAAGAAATTGATTTTTTTAAAAAAAATAATATTACCTTTGTTAAGCTTTCCGATACTATCTTGAGAACTTCAACGGCTAGTATTAATGCATCATCAATTCTAAATCAGTGGAGAATTGATTTAAAATTAAAGAATTAG
- a CDS encoding TIGR00297 family protein — MDLIRNQFFIGFCINFILIYIFCRIPLMTKSGWVSAGILGTILWGCLSWQGWMSVVIYLLFGSLVTKIGFKFKKAQGIAEKRGGMRGPENVWGSAATGLFLAIMTKFNAANVVMFKVGFAASFAAKLADTFGSEIGKRFGKDTYLITSLKKVDRGTEGGISIEGTLASVLGSIFMSFIMLRLSIISTKYHFIVVVVSGFLATLSESIIGAKFQNKYKLSNELVNAIQTSIASVFAIFALILYSYFLN, encoded by the coding sequence ATGGATTTAATTAGAAATCAATTTTTTATAGGTTTTTGCATTAATTTTATTTTGATTTATATATTTTGCAGGATTCCTTTAATGACGAAAAGTGGTTGGGTAAGTGCAGGAATCTTAGGTACAATTTTGTGGGGATGTTTGTCTTGGCAGGGATGGATGTCAGTTGTAATTTATTTATTATTTGGATCCCTCGTTACCAAAATAGGTTTTAAATTTAAAAAAGCACAAGGAATTGCTGAAAAAAGAGGCGGGATGAGAGGCCCTGAGAATGTATGGGGATCAGCAGCTACAGGATTATTTCTTGCCATTATGACCAAATTTAATGCTGCCAATGTAGTGATGTTTAAAGTAGGTTTTGCTGCAAGTTTTGCTGCAAAGTTGGCGGATACTTTTGGTAGCGAAATTGGAAAAAGATTTGGTAAAGACACATACTTAATTACTTCACTTAAAAAGGTGGATAGGGGAACTGAGGGAGGAATAAGTATAGAAGGAACATTAGCTAGTGTTTTGGGATCAATATTTATGTCTTTTATAATGCTTCGTCTATCAATTATTTCTACAAAATATCATTTTATAGTTGTTGTAGTTTCTGGATTCTTGGCAACACTTTCCGAAAGTATTATTGGTGCTAAATTTCAAAACAAATATAAATTAAGTAATGAATTGGTAAATGCTATTCAGACAAGTATTGCTTCTGTTTTTGCTATTTTTGCTCTTATTTTATATTCATATTTTTTAAATTAA
- a CDS encoding GDSL-type esterase/lipase family protein: MISLPKQLVVIGDSSVYGWGDNEGGGWCERLRKDWGKNQNGPVIYQLGVRGDGIEKVSSRWEKEWSSRGETRRNKPKAILLNVGLNDSAAIGQINGRHQLDIDGFEYGLERLINEMSSQTNLFVIGLTPVDESKMPFAGCLWYSNDFCNSYERRMEEVCLNQNVPFLPTFREMYSDKRSKNWITHDGIHLNSEGHFWLFQRLKSWEILTKWKGS, from the coding sequence GTGATTAGTTTACCAAAACAGCTTGTTGTAATTGGAGATAGCTCAGTTTATGGATGGGGAGATAACGAGGGTGGTGGATGGTGTGAGAGGCTTAGAAAAGATTGGGGTAAAAACCAAAATGGGCCAGTTATTTATCAACTTGGCGTTAGGGGAGATGGGATAGAAAAAGTTTCATCTAGATGGGAAAAAGAATGGTCATCTAGAGGAGAAACGAGAAGAAATAAACCTAAAGCAATCCTACTAAATGTAGGTCTTAACGACTCTGCAGCAATTGGTCAGATAAATGGAAGACATCAATTAGATATAGATGGATTTGAATATGGATTAGAGAGGCTAATTAATGAAATGAGCTCTCAAACAAATTTATTTGTTATTGGTTTGACACCAGTTGACGAAAGCAAAATGCCGTTCGCAGGATGTCTATGGTACTCAAATGATTTTTGTAATTCTTATGAAAGGAGAATGGAGGAAGTATGCCTCAATCAGAATGTCCCATTTCTTCCTACTTTTAGAGAAATGTACTCTGATAAAAGGAGTAAAAATTGGATTACGCATGATGGAATTCATCTAAATTCCGAAGGTCATTTCTGGCTTTTCCAAAGACTTAAAAGCTGGGAGATTCTTACAAAATGGAAGGGATCTTAG
- a CDS encoding PhnE/PtxC family ABC transporter permease: MNKLKLNYTSLSFLPILVCIPLGYQLINNIHFGGFKLFQEFLISAFNPKIDNEIIITVIKRLNETILIGFFSWLVSIIFGAIFGIISSNIFYKIFNIPNFFYRIIRFFLTIIRSIHEVVWGIILMQIYGINFSIGIISICIPYIAVNSKVFAEQLETIDYKSFESINQINTPKFSSLITLIWNPIINTFKNFGLYRLECSIRSTVILGLFGIGGIGTSIFLSFQTLNFKELWTYLWSLAILIILSGLIFKKIKFNTTNKILSIFFIAGFFITILFSFSYFLYFIFNNNFENFNSVSSLFKSSSDLGLFYFLKLILETIILSLLSTGIAISLPPLVIGIFNNNSSKIFIKIFAFLLRLIPTPVILLTLLTFNNPSLSLAALTLGLHNAGITSKLLYTNLDSQDKRNYIAMKSLGISKKTSWLLGLFSQQAKSYLAYCAYRSDIIIRETAIVGVIGSVGLGWQLQESLSSFAWQEVTIVLIAYSSIAIVGELINGKIKNSLT; this comes from the coding sequence TTGAACAAATTAAAATTAAACTATACCTCATTATCTTTTCTTCCAATTTTGGTATGCATACCTCTAGGGTATCAATTAATAAACAATATTCATTTTGGAGGATTTAAATTATTCCAAGAATTCTTAATTTCTGCATTTAATCCCAAGATCGATAATGAAATTATTATTACCGTAATTAAGCGATTAAATGAAACTATTTTAATTGGTTTTTTTAGTTGGTTAGTAAGTATTATTTTTGGAGCAATTTTTGGAATAATTTCCTCAAATATTTTTTATAAAATCTTTAATATTCCAAATTTTTTCTACCGCATAATAAGGTTTTTTCTAACAATAATTAGATCTATACACGAAGTGGTTTGGGGAATAATATTAATGCAAATATATGGAATAAATTTTTCGATAGGAATAATATCTATATGTATACCTTATATTGCTGTAAATTCAAAAGTATTTGCTGAACAATTAGAAACTATTGACTACAAAAGTTTTGAATCTATAAATCAAATAAATACACCTAAATTTTCTTCTTTAATAACTTTAATATGGAATCCAATAATAAATACATTTAAAAACTTTGGTTTATATCGATTAGAGTGTTCAATAAGAAGTACTGTGATTTTAGGACTTTTTGGGATTGGAGGAATAGGTACCAGTATTTTTTTATCTTTCCAAACTTTGAATTTTAAAGAGTTATGGACTTATTTATGGTCATTAGCAATTTTGATAATTCTTTCTGGATTAATATTCAAAAAAATAAAATTTAATACCACAAATAAAATCCTATCTATTTTTTTTATTGCGGGTTTTTTCATAACAATTTTATTTTCTTTTTCATATTTTCTTTATTTTATTTTTAATAATAATTTTGAAAATTTTAATTCCGTTAGTTCTCTTTTTAAATCAAGCTCAGATTTAGGATTATTTTATTTCTTAAAACTTATATTAGAAACAATAATTTTAAGTCTTTTATCAACAGGAATCGCAATTAGTTTACCTCCATTAGTAATAGGAATTTTTAACAACAATAGTTCTAAAATTTTTATAAAAATTTTTGCATTTTTATTACGTTTAATACCTACACCTGTAATACTTCTAACTCTATTAACTTTTAATAATCCTTCTTTATCTTTAGCAGCTTTAACATTAGGTCTCCACAACGCTGGTATTACTAGCAAATTACTTTATACAAATCTAGATAGCCAAGACAAGAGAAATTATATTGCAATGAAATCTCTAGGAATCTCAAAAAAGACTAGTTGGCTTTTAGGTTTATTTTCTCAACAAGCAAAAAGTTACTTAGCATATTGCGCTTATAGATCTGACATCATTATTAGAGAAACTGCAATTGTTGGGGTTATTGGAAGTGTTGGTCTAGGTTGGCAATTGCAAGAATCACTAAGTTCATTCGCATGGCAGGAAGTCACCATAGTTTTGATAGCTTATAGCTCCATCGCAATAGTTGGAGAATTAATAAATGGTAAAATCAAGAATAGTTTAACTTGA
- a CDS encoding ATP-binding cassette domain-containing protein, protein MNNTVLELENISYAYKNDLILNKINLKINSGEKIALLGKSGSGKTTLISLLNGTIKPTQGEIKLFNESFEELDRKQKSKITTIWQDLRLIEDLSAEQNVNCGLLAENNFYFAFKNLLNISSFKKAHKYMKLCRLHNSIFDKKIRKLSGGQKQRVAIARSLIQESNILLADEPFNNLDPKLITTIKNLLLENVDKNKTKKSPKTVLVALHRLDLLNDFDKVIGLRDGKIFFNIKRNNLKKIHLEKIY, encoded by the coding sequence ATGAATAATACTGTCTTAGAATTAGAAAATATATCTTATGCATACAAAAATGATCTGATCCTAAATAAAATAAATTTAAAAATAAATTCTGGGGAAAAAATTGCACTTTTAGGTAAAAGCGGTTCAGGAAAAACTACACTTATATCACTACTTAATGGCACTATAAAGCCAACTCAAGGTGAGATTAAATTATTCAATGAAAGTTTCGAGGAATTAGATAGAAAGCAGAAAAGTAAAATAACAACTATATGGCAAGATTTAAGATTAATAGAAGATCTCTCTGCAGAACAAAATGTTAATTGTGGACTACTAGCGGAAAACAACTTTTATTTCGCTTTTAAAAATTTACTAAATATAAGTTCTTTTAAGAAGGCGCATAAATATATGAAATTATGTAGACTTCATAATTCTATTTTCGACAAAAAAATCAGAAAACTATCTGGGGGGCAAAAACAAAGGGTGGCTATAGCTAGATCATTAATTCAAGAATCAAATATATTACTTGCAGATGAGCCTTTTAATAATCTAGATCCCAAATTGATAACAACAATTAAAAACCTTCTACTAGAAAATGTAGATAAAAACAAAACAAAAAAATCCCCAAAGACGGTATTAGTTGCATTACATAGATTAGATTTGCTGAACGATTTTGATAAAGTTATTGGATTAAGGGATGGTAAAATTTTTTTCAATATCAAAAGAAATAACTTAAAGAAGATTCATTTAGAGAAAATATATTAA
- a CDS encoding putative selenate ABC transporter substrate-binding protein: MFNLKNFLISSYLLFSVFSSPVFSNPKVLKVGAIPDQNQDVLDKRFNLFSKELSNQLDVEVQYIPVINYVAAVTGFRTKDLDLVWFGGLSGVQARLQTPNSIVIAQRDIDKEFKSVFIVNKNLELNSISNIKGLKKLKNLRFTFGSENSTSGRLMPEYFLNQAGVEIKHFKGKKAGYSGSHDATIALVNSGAFDAGALNKQVWENNLKNNPKRISNLELFWITPEYVDYHWVAQGDLENRFGEGFTKELKSVILNLDIKQKSHKQILDMFNAKRFIKAESKQYKNIEEIGRKLNKIR, encoded by the coding sequence ATGTTTAATTTAAAAAATTTCCTAATAAGTTCATATCTATTATTTTCTGTTTTTTCATCACCTGTATTTTCAAATCCCAAAGTTTTAAAAGTTGGAGCAATACCTGATCAAAACCAAGATGTTTTGGACAAAAGATTTAATTTATTTTCAAAAGAATTATCAAACCAACTTGATGTAGAAGTTCAATACATTCCTGTTATTAATTATGTTGCAGCAGTAACTGGATTCAGAACTAAAGATTTAGATTTAGTTTGGTTTGGCGGTTTATCAGGAGTTCAAGCAAGATTACAAACACCTAATTCAATTGTCATAGCTCAAAGAGATATAGATAAAGAATTTAAAAGTGTTTTTATAGTAAACAAAAATTTAGAACTTAACTCAATTTCAAACATTAAAGGACTTAAAAAACTAAAGAATTTAAGATTTACTTTTGGCTCTGAAAACTCAACTTCTGGAAGATTAATGCCAGAATATTTTTTAAATCAAGCAGGGGTAGAAATTAAACATTTTAAAGGAAAAAAAGCAGGTTATAGTGGGAGTCATGATGCCACTATAGCTTTAGTTAATAGTGGGGCATTTGATGCTGGAGCTTTAAATAAACAGGTTTGGGAAAACAATCTTAAAAATAATCCCAAAAGAATAAGTAATTTAGAATTATTCTGGATCACACCAGAATATGTTGACTATCATTGGGTAGCTCAAGGTGATCTTGAAAATAGATTCGGGGAAGGGTTTACAAAAGAACTTAAATCAGTAATTCTAAATTTAGATATAAAGCAAAAATCACATAAACAGATATTAGATATGTTCAATGCAAAAAGATTTATAAAGGCAGAATCAAAACAATATAAAAATATAGAGGAAATCGGGAGGAAATTAAATAAAATTAGATGA
- a CDS encoding pyridoxal phosphate-dependent aminotransferase, with amino-acid sequence MSQVNLSDRALSIEPSLTLQISAKANQLSAEGVDICNLSAGEPDFDAPKEVIDATSKAIFDGFTKYGPAAGNLDLRKAIANKLQIQNDLNYEFENVMVTNGAKQAIYNLFQVLLNTGDEVIIPSPYWLSYPQMVRLAGGKPIFTNSSAEDGFKINIEDLKSKISSKTKFIIINSPNNPTGRVMSKEELLQIADLARENPNINILSDEIYELILKKEFKHYSLSSLANDLKDRIFIINGFAKGWAMTGWRIGYLVGPKDVIKASSALQSQSTSNVCSFVQKGALEALKINNEFFSMINSHYDQRRRLLYEGLNNINGIYIEEPNGAFYAFPKLPNSSITSVDFCNKALQDYGLVVVPGKAFGADQCIRISCAASEIKIKDGLHRLEKAISEYY; translated from the coding sequence ATGAGTCAAGTTAATTTATCTGATCGGGCTCTTTCAATTGAGCCTTCTCTTACATTACAGATAAGTGCTAAAGCAAATCAATTATCTGCAGAAGGAGTAGATATTTGCAATTTAAGTGCAGGTGAACCTGATTTTGATGCCCCAAAAGAAGTTATAGACGCTACAAGTAAAGCTATATTTGATGGATTTACAAAGTACGGGCCAGCAGCGGGAAATTTAGATCTCCGAAAAGCAATTGCAAATAAACTTCAAATTCAAAACGATTTAAATTATGAATTTGAAAATGTAATGGTCACAAATGGTGCTAAGCAAGCAATATATAATCTTTTCCAAGTATTGTTAAATACTGGAGACGAAGTTATTATTCCTTCTCCATATTGGTTAAGTTATCCCCAGATGGTTAGATTGGCGGGTGGGAAGCCAATTTTTACAAATTCTTCTGCAGAAGATGGATTCAAAATAAATATAGAAGATTTGAAGTCTAAAATCTCTTCAAAAACTAAATTTATAATTATCAATTCTCCTAATAACCCTACTGGAAGAGTTATGTCAAAGGAAGAATTATTACAAATTGCCGATTTAGCTAGAGAAAATCCAAATATTAATATTCTTTCTGATGAGATTTACGAACTAATCCTTAAAAAAGAATTTAAACACTACAGTTTATCTTCATTAGCAAATGACTTAAAAGATAGAATTTTTATAATAAATGGGTTTGCGAAAGGATGGGCTATGACTGGCTGGAGGATAGGTTATTTAGTAGGTCCCAAAGATGTAATCAAAGCATCCTCAGCATTACAAAGTCAAAGTACAAGTAATGTTTGCTCTTTTGTTCAAAAAGGTGCTTTAGAGGCTTTAAAAATTAATAATGAGTTTTTCTCAATGATAAATAGCCATTATGATCAAAGAAGAAGACTTCTCTATGAGGGCCTTAATAATATAAATGGGATTTATATTGAAGAACCTAACGGAGCATTTTACGCATTTCCAAAATTACCCAACTCCTCAATTACTTCCGTTGATTTCTGCAATAAAGCTCTTCAAGATTACGGATTAGTTGTTGTACCTGGGAAAGCTTTTGGAGCTGATCAATGTATAAGAATATCTTGTGCAGCTTCAGAAATTAAAATAAAAGATGGACTACATAGACTTGAAAAAGCAATCTCTGAATACTATTAA
- a CDS encoding uracil-DNA glycosylase, whose translation MKRLVIGRGSVFADLLVIGEAPGAQEDLEGKPYVGKSGKLLNELLIQAGIDYKKDVYFCNVIKCRPPNNRKPTAREINIHKPWLLQQIKLVDPKFILLTGSTAMRAILEVKDPISNLRGQWIKKDGREIMVIFHPSYLLRFPSKEINKPYHLTLKDLENVSGKLYAV comes from the coding sequence GTGAAAAGGTTAGTAATTGGGAGAGGAAGTGTATTTGCAGATTTGTTAGTAATTGGTGAGGCACCTGGAGCCCAGGAAGATTTAGAAGGAAAACCTTATGTAGGTAAATCTGGTAAGTTATTAAACGAATTATTAATACAAGCTGGAATTGATTATAAGAAGGATGTTTATTTTTGTAATGTAATTAAATGTCGTCCACCAAATAATAGAAAACCCACTGCTAGAGAAATTAATATTCATAAACCTTGGTTATTGCAGCAAATAAAGTTAGTCGATCCAAAATTTATATTACTTACAGGTTCTACTGCTATGAGAGCTATTTTAGAAGTTAAAGATCCTATAAGTAATTTAAGAGGTCAATGGATTAAAAAAGATGGGAGAGAAATTATGGTAATTTTTCATCCATCTTATTTGTTGAGATTTCCTTCAAAAGAAATCAATAAACCTTACCATCTAACTTTGAAAGACCTAGAGAATGTAAGTGGTAAACTATATGCCGTATAA
- the ispG gene encoding (E)-4-hydroxy-3-methylbut-2-enyl-diphosphate synthase codes for MSLTQSKEVNSLSKRYSTHIERRITRTVMVGDIAIGSDYPVRVQSMINEDTMDVENAYLAIKRLHDVGCEIVRLTVPSLAHAKAVGDIKAKLLENNINTPLVADVHHNGMKIAMEVAKHVDKVRINPGLFVFEKSDPTRTEYTDEEFETIKQTILKRFTPLVEVLKAENKALRIGVNHGSLSERMLFTYGDTPLGMTESAMEFVKICDELDFHNIIISMKASRAPVMMAAYRMIADRLDSEGYNYPLHLGVTEAGDGDYGRIKSTAGIGTLLAEGLGDTIRVSLTEAPEKEIPVCYSILQSLGLRKTMVEYISCPSCGRTLFNLEEVVDKVRNATSHLTGLDIAIMGCIVNGPGEMADADYGYVGKGKGTIALYRRKEEIKRVPEDEGVNALIQLIKDDGKWIDP; via the coding sequence ATGTCATTAACTCAATCTAAAGAGGTTAATAGTCTCTCCAAAAGATATTCAACTCATATTGAGAGAAGGATAACTAGAACAGTAATGGTGGGTGATATAGCTATTGGAAGTGATTATCCAGTAAGAGTTCAATCGATGATAAATGAAGATACTATGGATGTCGAAAATGCTTACTTAGCTATCAAAAGACTTCATGATGTGGGTTGTGAAATAGTAAGGTTAACTGTCCCTTCCTTAGCTCATGCCAAAGCGGTAGGAGATATCAAGGCAAAATTACTAGAAAATAATATCAATACCCCCTTGGTGGCTGATGTTCACCATAATGGTATGAAAATTGCAATGGAAGTTGCAAAACATGTTGATAAAGTAAGAATTAATCCTGGATTGTTTGTTTTTGAAAAATCAGACCCTACAAGAACTGAATATACAGATGAGGAATTTGAAACTATTAAGCAAACAATACTTAAAAGATTTACCCCTTTAGTTGAAGTTTTAAAGGCTGAAAACAAAGCTCTAAGGATTGGAGTTAATCATGGGTCTCTATCTGAGAGGATGCTTTTTACTTATGGAGATACGCCATTAGGAATGACAGAATCTGCGATGGAGTTCGTCAAAATTTGTGATGAGCTTGATTTTCATAACATAATTATTTCTATGAAAGCTTCTAGGGCTCCGGTCATGATGGCAGCTTACAGAATGATTGCCGATAGGCTTGACTCAGAAGGATATAACTATCCCTTACATTTAGGAGTGACCGAAGCTGGTGATGGTGATTATGGAAGGATTAAAAGTACTGCTGGAATTGGAACGCTTTTAGCAGAGGGATTAGGAGATACCATCAGGGTTTCCTTAACAGAAGCTCCAGAAAAGGAAATACCAGTGTGCTATTCAATTTTGCAATCTTTAGGTTTAAGAAAAACAATGGTTGAATACATCAGTTGTCCTAGTTGTGGTAGAACACTTTTCAATTTAGAAGAAGTTGTAGATAAAGTTAGGAACGCCACTTCACATTTAACCGGTCTAGATATAGCAATAATGGGATGTATTGTTAATGGGCCAGGAGAAATGGCAGATGCTGATTATGGTTATGTTGGGAAAGGTAAAGGAACTATTGCCTTATATAGAAGGAAAGAAGAGATAAAAAGAGTACCTGAAGATGAGGGTGTTAATGCTTTAATCCAACTTATTAAGGATGATGGCAAGTGGATTGATCCTTAA